One region of Coraliomargarita parva genomic DNA includes:
- a CDS encoding heavy metal translocating P-type ATPase translates to MPRKRDRGIDSTMPTNARTRLTECEHCGTPFTPKADERFCCHGCQYVSQMLHEGGLERFYELKGRQALPPVGSQVFETTESEWLEVLQTQSETEGDPRFSNAELGIEGISCIGCVWLIEACFRQLPGALDIRIDPREGLLNLRWQSGVFRLDQFARELHKVGYRLRPSTLQSGNRNSSRQLVNRIGLCAFFLMNTMLFTLPGYLGMGGEFFLAPLFQLLGAGFATLSLVVGGGYFINRAVQALRTRVLHIDLPIAIGLLAAYTGSLLGWASGYTNLIYFDFVATFVFLMLVGRWLQEVALEQNRARMQKQDFSPREVTLSGGPRDGERIPVAEVHTGQVFTVAPGGLNPVASDLLETEASLSLEWINGESEPVEWPAERILPAGSINIGLQPIRVRAREAWTDSLLAQLLQRPPNDFEDRKLQTILKCYIATVLAVAVLGGLAWLAASGDLLKSTQVLISVLVVSCPCALGVALPMCEELAIARLRRYGLFIKTPEIWERLQRVKTVVFDKTGTLTMDVPRLKDESGIRDMDPIAGEALYHLVRDNAHPVARSLRETLLAYHPVLQKTESAAQALDETVGQGVSWKDRGGNLWTLGKPAWQAKNGAQPAHAHTVLRQNGLLITSFEFEEDVRDDAVHVVQYLHQHGLETAILSGDAPERVQRIGQELSLPEDAVLAQCSPTDKSDWIRSKAPGRALMIGDGANDSLAFDHAVCRGTPVVDRSILEAASDFFFFGRSLRCLPELFETTRKRRRTVLMIFSTAVCYNLIAVSLCLAGLMHPLLAAILMPISSIVTLLLAWMGLGKRTSSHR, encoded by the coding sequence ATGCCGCGAAAACGCGACAGAGGCATCGATTCAACGATGCCGACAAACGCCCGGACAAGGCTCACCGAATGTGAGCATTGCGGTACCCCGTTTACTCCGAAAGCGGACGAACGCTTCTGTTGTCATGGCTGTCAGTATGTAAGCCAGATGCTGCATGAGGGCGGTTTGGAGCGCTTCTATGAACTGAAGGGGCGACAAGCCCTCCCCCCGGTCGGATCACAGGTCTTTGAGACGACTGAAAGCGAGTGGCTGGAAGTCCTGCAAACACAGTCGGAGACCGAAGGCGACCCGCGCTTTTCCAACGCCGAACTGGGAATCGAAGGCATCAGCTGCATCGGTTGCGTCTGGCTGATTGAGGCCTGTTTCCGGCAACTGCCCGGGGCGCTCGATATCCGCATCGACCCGCGCGAAGGCCTTCTGAACCTGCGTTGGCAAAGCGGGGTCTTCCGCCTCGACCAATTTGCCCGTGAGCTGCATAAGGTCGGCTACCGACTGCGTCCCTCCACCCTGCAGAGCGGCAACCGGAACAGCTCCAGGCAACTCGTCAACCGGATCGGCCTCTGCGCCTTTTTCCTGATGAATACCATGCTCTTCACCTTACCGGGATACCTGGGCATGGGAGGCGAGTTTTTTCTGGCACCGCTGTTTCAGCTGCTGGGAGCCGGCTTTGCCACCCTGAGCCTGGTGGTCGGCGGCGGCTACTTCATCAACCGGGCAGTGCAGGCGCTGCGTACCCGCGTGCTGCATATTGACCTGCCCATCGCGATCGGGCTGCTGGCCGCCTATACGGGATCCCTGCTGGGTTGGGCCAGCGGCTACACCAACCTGATCTATTTCGATTTTGTCGCCACCTTCGTGTTCCTCATGCTGGTGGGACGTTGGCTGCAGGAAGTTGCCCTGGAACAAAACAGGGCACGGATGCAGAAGCAGGATTTCAGTCCCCGCGAAGTGACCCTGAGTGGTGGCCCACGCGATGGCGAACGCATCCCGGTCGCGGAGGTCCACACAGGACAAGTCTTCACTGTCGCTCCCGGCGGACTGAACCCGGTTGCTTCCGACCTACTGGAAACAGAGGCGAGCCTCAGTCTGGAATGGATCAACGGGGAATCGGAACCCGTAGAATGGCCAGCGGAACGCATCCTTCCGGCGGGAAGCATCAATATTGGCCTACAGCCGATCCGGGTCCGGGCCCGCGAAGCATGGACCGACAGCCTGCTGGCCCAGTTGCTTCAACGCCCGCCAAATGATTTTGAGGACCGGAAGCTGCAGACCATCCTCAAATGCTACATCGCCACAGTACTAGCCGTCGCAGTGCTGGGCGGCCTCGCATGGCTGGCGGCAAGCGGGGACCTGCTCAAATCCACCCAGGTCCTCATATCCGTGCTTGTGGTTTCCTGTCCCTGCGCGCTGGGGGTCGCACTCCCCATGTGTGAAGAGCTCGCGATTGCCCGACTCCGCCGCTACGGCCTGTTTATCAAAACCCCGGAAATCTGGGAGCGTCTCCAACGTGTCAAAACGGTGGTCTTCGACAAAACAGGGACTCTGACCATGGATGTTCCCCGCCTGAAGGACGAAAGCGGCATCCGGGATATGGACCCGATTGCCGGAGAGGCCCTCTATCATCTGGTCCGCGACAATGCGCATCCGGTGGCCCGCTCGCTCCGGGAAACCCTGCTCGCCTATCATCCTGTCCTGCAGAAAACGGAATCTGCAGCGCAAGCGCTCGATGAAACTGTGGGCCAAGGTGTTTCCTGGAAGGATCGAGGGGGGAACCTGTGGACCCTGGGAAAACCAGCGTGGCAGGCAAAGAACGGAGCACAGCCGGCCCACGCCCATACGGTCCTCCGCCAGAATGGCCTCCTGATCACATCCTTCGAATTCGAGGAAGATGTCCGGGATGATGCGGTCCACGTCGTACAGTACCTGCATCAGCACGGATTGGAGACTGCCATCCTCAGCGGAGATGCGCCGGAACGTGTGCAACGCATCGGACAGGAACTGTCGCTCCCTGAGGATGCCGTGCTGGCCCAGTGCAGCCCGACCGATAAATCCGACTGGATCCGGAGCAAGGCACCCGGACGGGCACTCATGATCGGGGATGGCGCCAACGACAGCCTTGCCTTCGACCATGCCGTCTGCCGGGGCACTCCCGTAGTCGACCGCAGTATCCTCGAAGCCGCATCCGATTTCTTCTTTTTCGGTCGCAGCCTTCGATGCCTCCCCGAGCTCTTCGAAACCACCCGGAAGCGACGGCGCACCGTCCTGATGATCTTCAGCACCGCCGTGTGCTATAACCTGATTGCCGTCAGTCTCTGCCTCGCCGGCCTGATGCACCCGCTGCTCGCAGCCATCCTCATGCCGATCAGTTCCATCGTCACCCTATTGCTCGCGTGGATGGGGCTCGGCAAACGGACGAGCTCACATCGATAA
- the ccoG gene encoding cytochrome c oxidase accessory protein CcoG: MKPNRPNRETVTTINRDGSRFFLHPADVSGLFTRGRRLFALLLIGIYVLLPWIPVNGHPAVFLDVINRRFHLFGLTFAAQDLWMAFFFITGLGFSLFFLTSLFGRVWCGWACPQTVFLEHVFRRVERWIEGDATKRRQLDKAPWSTEKVVKRVLKHGIFVLIAFGIANMFLAYFISIPGLYQWMTHSPAEHWGAFVFVMVATAIMYFNFSWFREQLCLIICPYGRLQSALIDDDSIVIGYDENRGEPRGPAKKEGFGDCIDCLRCVQVCPTGIDIRQGLQIECIGCANCIDACDTVMTKLNRPKGLVRYDSLNGLAGKKRRIIRPRLFLYGFLMLLGATAFTLSARQLRSVNMNVVRMTGAPYFITDTTIRNQYMVRVINKTNEAHTYHIRTTAEGQAYETQGNEDGLLVPPLGEEVRPVILSVSHDAYTGPFPIQIHLDSDSGEALVDRDAEFLGPNPKLLQKYKKQKEADGDNSP, translated from the coding sequence ATGAAACCCAACCGTCCCAACCGGGAAACCGTAACCACGATCAACCGCGATGGTTCGCGTTTCTTTCTGCATCCCGCGGATGTCAGCGGCCTGTTCACCCGGGGGCGCCGGCTCTTTGCCCTGCTGCTCATCGGCATTTACGTCCTGCTTCCCTGGATTCCGGTCAATGGGCACCCCGCCGTCTTTCTCGATGTCATCAACCGTCGTTTCCACCTCTTCGGACTGACCTTTGCCGCCCAGGACCTGTGGATGGCTTTCTTCTTCATCACCGGGCTGGGCTTTTCCCTGTTCTTCCTGACCTCGCTCTTCGGCCGGGTCTGGTGTGGTTGGGCCTGCCCGCAAACGGTCTTCCTCGAGCATGTCTTCCGGCGCGTCGAACGCTGGATTGAGGGCGACGCCACCAAGCGCCGCCAGCTCGACAAGGCTCCCTGGAGCACAGAGAAGGTCGTCAAACGAGTACTCAAGCACGGTATCTTCGTCCTGATCGCCTTTGGCATCGCGAACATGTTCCTGGCCTACTTCATCTCGATCCCAGGCCTGTATCAATGGATGACGCACAGCCCGGCCGAACACTGGGGCGCCTTTGTCTTTGTCATGGTGGCGACCGCCATCATGTATTTTAATTTCTCCTGGTTCCGTGAACAGCTCTGTCTCATCATCTGTCCCTACGGTCGTCTCCAATCCGCATTGATCGACGATGACTCCATCGTCATCGGCTACGACGAAAACCGCGGCGAACCTCGGGGCCCCGCCAAAAAAGAAGGCTTTGGCGATTGCATCGACTGTCTGCGCTGCGTACAGGTCTGCCCGACCGGTATCGACATACGCCAGGGCCTGCAGATCGAATGTATCGGCTGCGCGAACTGTATCGACGCTTGCGATACAGTCATGACCAAGCTCAACCGCCCGAAGGGCCTGGTGCGCTATGACTCCCTCAACGGTCTGGCCGGCAAGAAACGACGCATCATCCGCCCCCGTTTGTTCCTCTACGGATTCCTCATGCTGCTGGGCGCCACGGCCTTCACACTCTCCGCACGACAACTGCGCAGCGTCAACATGAACGTGGTCCGCATGACCGGAGCCCCCTATTTCATCACCGATACGACGATCCGCAACCAGTACATGGTCCGAGTGATCAACAAGACCAACGAGGCCCACACCTACCACATCCGCACCACGGCCGAAGGTCAGGCCTATGAAACGCAGGGCAACGAAGACGGGCTCCTCGTGCCTCCGCTCGGGGAAGAAGTACGCCCCGTCATCCTCAGTGTCTCACACGACGCATACACCGGCCCGTTCCCCATACAGATCCACCTCGATTCGGACAGCGGGGAAGCCTTGGTGGACCGGGACGCCGAGTTCCTCGGCCCCAACCCGAAACTGCTCCAGAAATACAAGAAGCAAAAGGAAGCTGACGGAGACAACAGCCCATGA
- a CDS encoding cbb3-type cytochrome c oxidase N-terminal domain-containing protein, giving the protein MNHDEEHTDFSKEELPEGVVLKEHSYDGIHEYDQRLPRWWLLSLFIAILFAIVYWVVMDQNAYRGGKKESLDEQLAAIAAIKLQNSIDVSNNDMFWDMRANPNFVTAGQATFTANCVPCHGKDLKGGIGFNLVDEEWVHGAAPSSIYNTIFNGVQDKGMQAWGSQLGQKRIAEVVSYVLSKNDRATMEAAPNQ; this is encoded by the coding sequence ATGAACCACGACGAAGAACATACCGATTTCAGCAAGGAGGAACTGCCCGAGGGGGTCGTGCTCAAGGAGCACAGCTACGACGGGATTCATGAATACGACCAGCGCTTGCCCCGCTGGTGGTTGCTCTCGCTCTTCATCGCGATCCTGTTCGCCATCGTTTACTGGGTCGTGATGGACCAGAATGCCTACCGCGGCGGTAAGAAAGAATCGCTCGACGAGCAGCTTGCGGCTATCGCAGCGATCAAGCTCCAGAACTCGATCGACGTGAGTAATAACGATATGTTCTGGGACATGCGGGCCAACCCAAACTTCGTCACCGCGGGACAAGCCACCTTTACCGCCAACTGCGTTCCCTGCCATGGCAAGGACTTGAAGGGCGGAATCGGCTTCAACCTGGTCGATGAGGAATGGGTCCACGGTGCGGCACCGTCCAGTATCTACAATACGATCTTCAACGGCGTCCAGGACAAGGGCATGCAGGCCTGGGGCTCCCAGCTCGGACAAAAGCGCATCGCGGAAGTCGTGTCCTACGTACTCAGCAAGAACGACCGCGCCACCATGGAAGCGGCGCCGAATCAATGA
- a CDS encoding helix-turn-helix domain-containing protein — MTTEMLPGKAHTPSEGQAGRSRRVVEKLTSSQIYRDYKGAFETVTGLSLTLRPLKAYEKAVTLDEGGNPFCAIMARTNQGCANCRKMQADLEEEAELGPGSLHCFAGLCDSAVPIRVGNELIAFLRTGQILLHQPNQEEFTRTTRQLLSWGADVNLKALEEAYFQTQVFDQAQYEAMLRLLATFAEHLATISNSIELEDDEQEPALVSNAKRYIQDRFNERISLDEAAKAVNASTRHFCKVFKQATGITFTDYLARVRVEKAKHLLQNPHLRVSEIAFETGFDSISQFNRSFKRIAGTTPTQFREEF, encoded by the coding sequence ATGACCACAGAGATGCTCCCAGGGAAAGCCCATACGCCATCAGAGGGGCAGGCCGGGCGGAGCCGGCGGGTGGTGGAGAAACTGACCTCGTCTCAGATCTACCGGGACTACAAGGGCGCGTTCGAAACGGTGACGGGTCTCTCCTTGACCCTGCGTCCTCTCAAGGCCTATGAGAAAGCCGTGACTCTGGACGAGGGCGGCAACCCGTTCTGCGCGATCATGGCACGCACCAACCAGGGCTGTGCCAATTGTCGAAAGATGCAGGCGGATCTGGAAGAAGAGGCGGAGCTGGGGCCGGGCAGCCTGCATTGTTTTGCCGGGCTCTGCGACAGCGCGGTGCCGATCCGTGTGGGCAACGAATTGATCGCGTTCCTGCGGACCGGGCAGATCTTGCTGCATCAGCCGAACCAGGAGGAATTTACCCGGACGACCCGCCAGCTGTTGTCCTGGGGGGCGGATGTGAACCTGAAGGCCTTGGAAGAGGCTTATTTCCAGACCCAGGTCTTCGATCAGGCGCAGTATGAAGCCATGCTTCGCCTGCTGGCCACTTTTGCGGAGCATCTGGCGACCATCAGTAATAGTATCGAACTTGAGGATGACGAGCAGGAGCCGGCCCTAGTCAGCAATGCCAAACGCTACATCCAGGACCGCTTTAATGAGCGCATTTCGCTGGATGAGGCCGCCAAGGCGGTCAATGCCAGCACCCGTCACTTCTGCAAGGTCTTCAAGCAGGCGACGGGGATTACTTTTACCGATTATCTGGCCCGTGTCCGGGTCGAGAAGGCCAAGCACCTGCTGCAAAACCCGCACCTCCGGGTCAGTGAGATCGCTTTCGAGACCGGATTTGACTCGATTTCGCAGTTCAACCGTTCCTTCAAGCGCATCGCAGGGACCACGCCGACCCAGTTTAGGGAAGAATTCTAG